A genome region from Amblyraja radiata isolate CabotCenter1 chromosome 32, sAmbRad1.1.pri, whole genome shotgun sequence includes the following:
- the LOC116990905 gene encoding discoidin domain-containing receptor 2-like yields MLWCFLLILHYLGNSNAQVNPGLCRYALGMQDGKIRDEDITASCELHGSTAAHFARLEEQRGDGAWCPVLMLYPDSTEYLQIDLHSLTFITLFGTQGRHAFGNGNEFARAYELTYSRDGIRWISWKDRWGQRVIPGNVNTYDIVLKDLRPPIIARYVRVIPVTEQPASVCMRVELYGCAWTDGLSSYRGPMGQTIGKPGPAIVYLNDSTYDGFQESRNSYGGLGQLTDGVLGLDNFAQSHEYRVWPGYDYVGWCKDSFHNQYVELEFEFDQRRNFSAMKVHCNNLYTKSVKIFHRVECFFKQQLVANWERDTVGVTTVMDDKNPSVRFVIVPLGQRLAKAILCRFHFADRWMLFSEISFQSSIADIGDTNPLVEYSQPHRREDCSQAPTSPSTPKLDVAQGLGVELRTSSLPTQTAKGSLSPAVTSTPSGLMTLGLDSSSSPTIIRMNKAEDSKTSTLIGCLVTIILLLLIIIIIILWKQYWKRILEKAPRKILEEDVSVRLSHYDDAIVINNQTQIFQTNPTYESVFPLDLEYQEPAKLLHKLPELPQSAEDSVCSGDYAEPDLTKGARHQGFQSMVSHYAEADIVSLQGMTGNNTYAVPALAMDSLLKKELSVGEISRHQLHFREKLGEGQFGEVHLCEATSVHDVSQPDFLNTGRSSLLVAVKMLRSDATTHARNNFLKEVKIMSRLKDPNIIRLLGICIRDDPLCMVTEYMENGDLNQFLSQRVLENHFTLANNLPSVSYRCLLHMMTQVASGMKYLSSLNFVHRDLATRNCLVGNHYTIKIADFGMSRNLYSGDYYRIQGRAVLPIRWMAWESILLGKFTTASDVWAFGVTLWEMFTFCREQPYSQHSDEQVIVNTGEFFRNQGRQICLHQPVDCSNQMFDLMISCWSRDIKDRPSFEQIHHFLQQQLANGS; encoded by the exons ATGCTTTGGTGCTTCCTATTGATACTTCACTATTTGGGGAATTCAAACGCTCAAGTCAATCCTG GTCTGTGCCGCTATGCATTGGGAATGCAGGATGGCAAGATCCGAGATGAAGACATCACCGCCTCCTGTGAATTGCACGGGTCAACTGCGGCCCATTTTGCCAG ACTGGAAGAGCAGCGAGGGGACGGAGCCTGGTGTCCAGTCCTTATGCTGTACCCAGACAGCACTGAGTACCTGCAGATTGACCTCCACTCCCTCACATTTATCACCCTGTTTGGCACACAGGGGCGGCACGCCTTTGGCAATGGCAACGAGTTTGCTCGTGCTTACGAACTGACATACAGCCGGGATGGAATTCGCTGGATCTCCTGGAAGGATCGTTGGGGGCAGCGG GTTATCCCCGGAAATGTCAATACCTACGACATTGTTCTCAAGGACCTGCGGCCTCCTATCATTGCTCGCTACGTGCGAGTGATCCCGGTGACGGAACAGCCTGCCAGCGTGTGTATGAGGGTCGAGCTCTATGGCTGTGCCTGGACTG ATGGTCTCTCTTCGTATCGTGGGCCCATGGGACAAACTATTGGGAAACCAGGGCCAGCCATCGTCTACCTCAACGATTCCACGTATGATGGTTTCCAGGAATCCAG GAACAGCTATGGCGGCCTGGGTCAGCTGACGGATGGGGTGCTGGGGCTGGACAACTTCGCTCAGAGCCACGAGTATCGAGTGTGGCCAGGCTACGACTATGTGGGTTGGTGCAAGGACAGCTTCCACAACCAATACGTGGAGTTGGAATTCGAGTTCGACCAGCGTAGGAACTTCTCAGCCATGAAG GTTCACTGCAACAACCTGTACACCAAGTCAGTGAAGATCTTCCACCGTGTCGAGTGTTTCTTCAAACAGCAGCTGGTGGCAAACTGGGAGCGTGACACTGTGGGGGTGACCACAGTGATGGACGACAAGAACCCGAGTGTTCGCTTTGTCATTGTGCCCCTGGGGCAGCGCCTGGCCAAGGCAATCCTTTGTCGCTTCCACTTTGCTGATCGTTGGATGCTGTTCAGTGAGATTTCCTTCCAGTCATCGATTGCAG ACATTGGAGATACCAATCCTTTGGTGGAATACTCTCAGCCTCACCGGAGGGAAGACTGCTCGCAAGCGCCAACAAGTCCCAGTACTCCCAAGTTGGACGTAGCCCAAGGGTTGGGGGTTGAGCTGAGAACCAGCTCTCTCCCCACACAGACGGCGAAGGGATCTCTAAGTCCTGCTGTCACAAGCACTCCTAGTGGTCTGATGACTCTGGGCCTTG ACAGTTCGTCCTCCCCCACTATCATCAGGATGAACAAGGCCGAGGACAGCAAGACCTCCACCTTGATCGGTTGTTTGGTGActatcatcctcctcctcctcatcatcatcattatcatccTGTGGAAACAGTACTGGAAGAGGATCCTGGAGAAA GCACCACGGAAAATCCTGGAGGAGGACGTCAGTGTGCGCCTGTCCCATTATGACGATGCCATTGTCATTAACAACCAGACTCAGATATTCCAGACCAATCCCACTTACGAGAGTGTGTTTCCATTGGATCTGGAGTACCAGGAACCTGCCAAGCTGCTGCACAAGCTTCCAGAGCTTCCTCAGAGTGCAGAGGACTCGG TCTGCAGCGGGGACTACGCAGAACCTGACCTGACAAAAGGCGCCAGACACCAGGGTTTCCAGAGCATGGTGTCGCACTACGCAGAGGCCGATATCGTCAGCCTGCAGGGCATGACGGGCAACAACACGTACGCAGTCCCAGCGCTGGCCATGGACTCTCTCCTCAAGAAAGAGCTCAGCGTGGGGGAGATATCCCGACACCAGCTGCATTTCCGGGAGAAGCTGGGCGAGGGCCAGTTTGGTGAG GTCCACTTGTGCGAAGCCACCAGTGTGCACGACGTCTCGCAGCCTGATTTCCTCAACACTGGACGCAGTTCATTACTGGTGGCAGTAAAGATGCTGAGATCAGATGCCACTACACATGCCAG GAATAATTTCCTCAAAGAGGTGAAGATCATGTCGCGGCTGAAGGACCCAAACATCATCCGGCTCCTTGGAATCTGTATCCGTGACGACCCACTCTGCATGGTCACTGAGTATATGGAGAACGGGGACCTGAACCAGTTCCTCTCCCAACGGGTGCTGGAGAACCACTTCACCTTGGCAAACAACCTCCCCAGTGTAAG CTACCGCTGCCTCCTGCACATGATGACACAGGTTGCCTCAGGCATGAAGTACCTCTCCTCGCTTAACTTTGTGCACCGGGATTTGGCCACACGCAACTGCCTGGTGGGGAACCACTACACTATCAAGATCGCCGACTTTGGCATGAGCCGCAACCTGTACAGTGGTGACTATTACCGTATCCAGGGCCGCGCTGTGCTGCCCATCCGGTGGATGGCATGGGAGAGCATTCTGCTG GGAAAGTTCACCACAGCCAGTGACGTGTGGGCCTTTGGAGTCACTCTGTGGGAGATGTTCACCTTCTGCAGGGAGCAGCCATACTCCCAGCACTCCGACGAGCAAGTCATCGTGAATACCGGAGAATTCTTCCGCAATCAGGGCAGACAG ATTTGTCTGCATCAGCCTGTTGACTGTTCGAATCAGATGTTTGATTTAATGATCAGCTGCTGGAGCAGAGACATCAAGGACCGGCCGAGTTTTGAGCAGATCCACCACTTCCTGCAGCAGCAGCTGGCCAATGGATCCTAG